The Streptomyces sp. CC0208 genome window below encodes:
- a CDS encoding dipeptide ABC transporter ATP-binding protein, translated as MVEPILEVDGLVKHYPLTRGILFKKQVGAVKAVDSVDFTLHKGETLGIVGESGCGKSTVAKMLVNLERPTQGAIKYKGEDITKLSGKALKSVRRNIQMVFQDPYTSLNPRMTVGDIIGEPYDIHPEVAPKGDRRKKVQDLLDVVGLNPEYINRYPHQFSGGQRQRIGIARGLALRPEVIVADEPVSALDVSVQAQVINLLDRLQSEFELSYLFIAHDLSIVRHISDRVGVMYLGRIVEIGRDEEIYDHPTHPYTQALLSAVPVPDPEAREHRERIILTGDVPSPTNIPSGCRFRTRCWKAQERCALEVPALAVPAEFRFAGGPAAHDSACHFAEEKQVVPAEEPE; from the coding sequence ATGGTTGAGCCGATCCTGGAAGTGGATGGACTGGTCAAGCACTACCCGTTGACCCGGGGCATCCTGTTCAAGAAACAGGTCGGTGCCGTCAAGGCCGTGGACAGCGTGGACTTCACGCTCCACAAGGGAGAGACCCTCGGCATCGTCGGGGAGTCCGGCTGCGGCAAGTCGACCGTCGCCAAGATGCTGGTCAACCTGGAGCGGCCGACGCAAGGCGCGATCAAGTACAAGGGCGAGGACATCACCAAGCTCTCCGGCAAGGCGCTCAAGTCGGTCCGCCGCAACATCCAGATGGTCTTCCAGGACCCGTACACCTCCCTCAACCCCCGGATGACGGTCGGCGACATCATCGGGGAGCCGTACGACATCCACCCCGAGGTGGCCCCCAAGGGCGACCGGCGCAAGAAGGTCCAGGACCTGCTGGACGTCGTGGGCCTCAACCCCGAGTACATCAACCGCTATCCGCACCAGTTCTCCGGCGGTCAGCGCCAGCGCATCGGCATCGCGAGGGGGCTCGCCCTGCGCCCGGAGGTCATCGTCGCCGACGAACCGGTCTCCGCCCTCGACGTCTCCGTCCAGGCCCAGGTGATCAACCTCCTGGACCGGCTCCAGAGCGAGTTCGAGCTGTCGTACCTCTTCATCGCGCACGACCTGTCGATCGTCCGGCACATCTCGGACCGGGTCGGGGTGATGTACCTCGGGCGGATCGTGGAGATCGGCCGGGACGAGGAGATCTACGACCATCCGACGCATCCCTACACCCAGGCGCTGCTGTCCGCCGTGCCGGTGCCCGACCCGGAGGCCCGCGAACACCGCGAGCGGATCATCCTCACGGGTGACGTCCCGTCCCCGACGAACATTCCGTCCGGGTGCCGCTTCCGCACCCGCTGCTGGAAGGCGCAGGAGCGCTGCGCGCTGGAGGTCCCGGCGCTGGCGGTGCCCGCGGAGTTCCGGTTCGCGGGCGGCCCGGCGGCACACGACTCGGCGTGCCACTTCGCGGAGGAGAAACAGGTCGTCCCGGCCGAGGAGCCGGAGTAA
- a CDS encoding ABC transporter ATP-binding protein: MLLEVRDLQVEFRTRDGVAKAVNGVDYQVDAGETLAVLGESGSGKSVTAQAIMGILDMPPGRITGGEIVFQGRDLLKLKEEERRRVRGAEMAMIFQDALSSLNPVLSVGDQLGEMFVVHRGMSKKDARTKAVELMDRVRIPAAKERVKAYPHQFSGGMRQRIMIAMALALEPALIIADEPTTALDVTVQAQVMELLAELQREYHMGLILITHDLGVVADVADRIAVMYAGRIVEQAPVHDIYKAPAHPYTRGLLDSIPRLDQKGQELYAIKGLPPNLMHIPPGCAFNPRCPMARDVCRTDVPPLYEVDDGRASACHFWTECLNG, translated from the coding sequence GTGCTGCTCGAAGTGCGTGATCTGCAGGTGGAGTTCAGGACCAGGGACGGGGTGGCCAAGGCGGTCAACGGGGTCGACTACCAGGTGGACGCGGGGGAGACCCTCGCGGTGCTCGGGGAGTCCGGGTCGGGGAAGTCGGTGACCGCGCAGGCGATCATGGGGATCCTCGACATGCCGCCCGGCAGGATCACCGGGGGCGAGATCGTCTTCCAGGGGCGGGACCTGCTGAAGCTGAAGGAGGAGGAGCGGCGCAGGGTCCGCGGTGCCGAGATGGCGATGATCTTCCAGGACGCGCTGTCCTCCCTCAACCCCGTGCTCTCCGTCGGCGACCAGCTCGGCGAGATGTTCGTCGTGCACCGGGGCATGTCGAAGAAGGACGCGCGGACCAAGGCCGTCGAGCTGATGGACCGGGTGCGCATCCCGGCCGCCAAGGAGCGCGTGAAGGCCTACCCGCACCAGTTCTCCGGCGGTATGCGCCAGCGCATCATGATCGCGATGGCGCTCGCCCTGGAACCCGCGCTGATCATCGCCGACGAACCGACCACCGCGCTCGACGTCACCGTCCAGGCCCAGGTGATGGAACTGCTCGCCGAGCTCCAGCGCGAGTACCACATGGGCCTCATCCTCATCACTCACGACCTCGGCGTCGTCGCGGACGTGGCCGACCGGATCGCCGTCATGTACGCCGGACGGATCGTCGAGCAGGCCCCCGTGCACGACATCTACAAGGCGCCCGCCCACCCCTACACCCGCGGACTTCTCGACTCCATCCCCCGTCTCGACCAGAAGGGTCAGGAGCTGTACGCGATCAAGGGTCTGCCGCCCAACCTGATGCACATCCCGCCGGGTTGCGCGTTCAACCCCCGCTGCCCGATGGCCCGGGACGTGTGCCGTACGGACGTACCACCTCTGTACGAAGTCGACGACGGACGGGCCAGTGCCTGTCACTTCTGGACGGAGTGCCTCAATGGTTGA
- a CDS encoding ABC transporter permease, whose translation MPEYQEPEGAIAGTGAGGAMDLAVSEATTLEKGPDGTGPQDKPRSLWSDAWRDLRRNPVFIISALVIVFLVVISLWPSLIASGNPLKCDLSKAQEGSQPGAPFGYDGQGCDVYTRTVYGARTSVTVGVCATLGVALLGSVLGGLAGFFGGFSDSILSRTTDIFFAIPVVLGGLVLLSVVTSSTVWPVIGFMVLLGWPQISRIARGSVITAKQNDYVQAARALGASNSRLLLRHIAPNAVAPVIVVATIALGTYISLEATLSYLGVGLKPPTVSWGIDISAASAYIRNAPHMLLWPAGALALTVLAFIMLGDAVRDALDPKLR comes from the coding sequence ATGCCTGAATACCAGGAACCAGAGGGCGCCATCGCCGGGACCGGAGCGGGCGGTGCGATGGATCTCGCGGTGAGCGAGGCCACCACCCTGGAGAAGGGCCCCGACGGTACGGGCCCTCAGGACAAGCCCCGCTCCCTGTGGTCCGACGCCTGGCGCGACCTGCGCCGCAACCCTGTCTTCATCATCTCCGCCCTGGTGATCGTCTTCCTGGTCGTCATCTCCCTGTGGCCGTCGCTGATCGCGTCGGGCAACCCGCTCAAGTGCGACCTCTCCAAGGCCCAGGAGGGCTCCCAGCCCGGCGCTCCCTTCGGCTACGACGGCCAGGGCTGCGACGTCTACACGCGCACGGTGTACGGCGCCCGTACGTCGGTGACGGTCGGCGTCTGCGCCACGCTGGGCGTCGCGCTCCTCGGGTCGGTCCTAGGCGGCCTCGCGGGGTTCTTCGGAGGCTTCTCGGACTCGATCCTGTCCCGCACCACCGACATCTTCTTCGCGATCCCCGTGGTCCTCGGCGGCCTGGTGCTCCTGTCGGTCGTCACGAGCAGCACGGTGTGGCCGGTGATCGGGTTCATGGTGCTGCTCGGCTGGCCGCAGATCTCCCGCATCGCGCGCGGCTCGGTCATCACCGCCAAACAGAACGACTACGTCCAGGCGGCGAGGGCCCTGGGCGCCTCCAACTCCCGCCTGCTGCTCCGCCACATCGCCCCCAACGCCGTGGCCCCGGTGATCGTGGTCGCGACCATCGCCCTCGGCACGTACATCTCCCTGGAGGCGACCCTGTCCTACCTCGGCGTGGGCCTCAAGCCCCCCACGGTCAGCTGGGGCATCGACATCTCCGCGGCCTCCGCCTACATCCGCAACGCCCCCCACATGCTCCTCTGGCCCGCCGGAGCCCTCGCCCTCACGGTCCTCGCCTTCATCATGCTCGGCGACGCGGTCCGCGACGCCCTCGACCCGAAACTGAGGTGA
- a CDS encoding ABC transporter permease: MGRYVVRRLLQMIPVFIGSTLLIFLMVNVMGDPIAGLCGDKQCDAATAAQLKKEFGLDKPVWQQYLTYMGNVFTGDFGTAFNGQKVTELMATAFPVTIRLTIVAIVIEIVVGITLGVITGLKRGRPVDTSVLLLTLVVISVPTFVTGLLLQLLLGVEWGWIKPSVSTDATFGELIVPGLVLASVSLAYVTRLTRTSIAENRRSDYVRTAVAKGLPRQRVIVRHLLRNSLIPVVTFIGTDIGALMGGAIVTERIFNIHGVGYQLYQGILRQNTQTVVGFVTVLVLVFLVANLLVDLLYAVLDPRIRYA; this comes from the coding sequence CGTCCGGCGTCTGCTCCAGATGATCCCGGTGTTCATCGGGTCGACCCTGCTGATCTTCCTCATGGTGAACGTGATGGGCGATCCCATCGCGGGCCTGTGCGGCGACAAGCAGTGCGACGCGGCGACGGCCGCCCAGCTCAAGAAGGAGTTCGGCCTCGACAAGCCCGTCTGGCAGCAATACCTGACCTACATGGGCAACGTCTTCACCGGCGACTTCGGCACCGCCTTCAACGGCCAGAAGGTCACCGAGCTGATGGCGACGGCGTTCCCCGTGACCATCAGGCTCACGATCGTCGCCATCGTCATCGAGATCGTCGTCGGCATCACGCTGGGCGTGATCACCGGACTCAAGCGCGGCCGGCCCGTCGACACCTCGGTCCTCCTGCTCACCCTCGTCGTGATCTCCGTCCCCACCTTCGTCACCGGCCTGCTGCTCCAGCTGCTCCTCGGCGTCGAGTGGGGCTGGATCAAACCCTCGGTGTCCACGGACGCCACCTTCGGCGAGCTGATCGTGCCGGGCCTGGTCCTCGCGTCCGTGTCCCTGGCGTACGTGACCCGGCTGACCCGCACGTCCATCGCGGAGAACAGGCGGTCCGACTACGTCCGTACGGCGGTGGCGAAGGGCCTGCCGAGACAGCGGGTCATCGTGCGGCACCTGCTCCGCAACTCGCTCATCCCCGTCGTCACCTTCATCGGCACCGACATCGGTGCCCTGATGGGCGGGGCGATCGTCACCGAGCGCATCTTCAACATCCACGGCGTCGGCTACCAGCTCTACCAGGGCATCCTGCGCCAGAACACCCAGACCGTGGTCGGCTTCGTCACCGTCCTCGTCCTGGTGTTCCTGGTGGCCAACCTGCTCGTCGACCTCCTGTACGCCGTCCTCGACCCCAGGATCCGCTATGCCTGA